One Rosettibacter firmus genomic window carries:
- a CDS encoding type II 3-dehydroquinate dehydratase, whose protein sequence is MKILIINGPNLNLLKLRNPDYYGATDLNSIQEIIKNKFPDIEFEFFQSYDESSIIKSINEATNKFDGLIINPGGYSHTSVAIRDALEICKIPKVEVHLSNIQARESFRNKSITASVCDGYISGFKSYSYILGVYALINLININK, encoded by the coding sequence ATGAAAATACTTATAATTAACGGTCCTAACTTAAATCTACTTAAATTAAGAAACCCTGATTATTATGGGGCTACGGATTTAAATTCAATCCAAGAAATTATAAAAAACAAATTTCCTGATATTGAGTTTGAATTCTTCCAATCATATGATGAGAGTTCAATAATTAAATCTATAAATGAGGCTACAAACAAATTTGATGGGCTAATAATTAATCCTGGAGGTTACTCTCATACGAGTGTAGCAATAAGAGATGCCCTGGAAATCTGTAAAATTCCTAAGGTTGAAGTTCATCTCTCAAATATTCAGGCACGAGAAAGTTTTAGAAATAAATCAATTACAGCTTCTGTTTGTGATGGCTATATAAGTGGATTCAAATCTTATAGTTACATATTAGGTGTTTATGCTTTAATAAACCTAATTAATATTAACAAATAA
- the hpf gene encoding ribosome hibernation-promoting factor, HPF/YfiA family — MNIKITSRKFRAKESLKNFIKDEIKSLEKFNDQILDVDVILSYTKPEDSIKTAEIILQIPHKTISVVQSSDDFEKSVSGAVDKLIRQLEKVKTKRIARKRS, encoded by the coding sequence ATGAATATTAAAATTACATCTCGAAAATTTCGTGCAAAGGAATCATTAAAAAATTTCATCAAGGATGAAATTAAATCCTTAGAAAAATTCAATGATCAAATTCTTGACGTAGATGTAATTCTTAGTTATACAAAACCAGAAGATAGTATAAAAACAGCAGAGATTATTTTACAAATACCTCATAAAACAATTTCTGTAGTTCAATCGAGCGATGATTTTGAAAAATCTGTAAGTGGTGCTGTAGATAAATTAATTCGCCAGCTTGAAAAAGTTAAAACAAAAAGAATTGCCAGGAAAAGATCATGA
- a CDS encoding PSP1 domain-containing protein, with protein sequence MSEINLPDLEKDINRSINFKDKPNYNSYYSLIVKKLHNFNSNISGCFYSHHKLQSYVPIDFRNIIEIRCNGLLSSSFCTIPSDFKEELHPGDFIILREDDCLDIAQVKSVGELVRLKRNCLGLFDESLPEVIRKCTNEDFEKVRRNIQDEERAVPFFKKLIEKHKLEMKLVSVHFQFDRKKLFFFYTADGRVDFRELAKDLAAEFKTRIELRQIGVRDEAKKIGGVGTCGREFCCSSFLCSFKKITTQLATEQNLLSNMGKLSGPCGKLKCCLSFEINE encoded by the coding sequence GTGTCTGAAATAAATTTACCTGATCTTGAAAAAGATATAAACAGATCGATTAATTTTAAAGATAAGCCTAATTATAACAGCTACTATTCATTAATCGTAAAAAAGCTACATAATTTTAATTCCAATATAAGTGGCTGTTTTTATTCTCATCATAAGCTACAATCTTACGTTCCAATTGATTTTAGGAATATTATAGAAATTCGGTGCAATGGATTATTGAGCAGTAGTTTTTGCACAATCCCGTCTGATTTTAAAGAAGAATTACATCCAGGAGATTTTATTATACTAAGAGAAGATGATTGTCTTGATATAGCCCAAGTTAAATCAGTTGGTGAATTAGTAAGATTAAAGAGAAACTGTTTGGGATTATTTGATGAATCCTTACCTGAGGTTATAAGAAAATGCACTAATGAAGATTTTGAAAAAGTAAGAAGAAATATTCAGGATGAAGAAAGAGCTGTACCATTTTTCAAAAAGTTGATTGAAAAACATAAATTGGAAATGAAATTAGTTAGTGTACATTTTCAGTTTGATCGAAAAAAATTGTTTTTCTTTTATACTGCAGATGGCAGAGTTGATTTTAGAGAACTTGCAAAAGATTTAGCTGCTGAATTTAAAACAAGAATCGAATTAAGACAAATTGGTGTTAGAGACGAAGCAAAAAAAATTGGTGGTGTTGGTACTTGTGGTCGAGAATTTTGCTGTTCTTCATTTCTTTGTAGCTTCAAAAAGATCACTACACAATTAGCAACAGAACAAAATTTATTATCAAATATGGGCAAATTGAGTGGACCATGTGGTAAATTAAAATGTTGCTTATCTTTTGAAATTAATGAATAA
- the hprK gene encoding HPr(Ser) kinase/phosphatase, whose amino-acid sequence MKLDDRNIIKKESISVEFFYKNTKERFKLRLLNDEVGFDRLIKDQNVHRPGLPLAGFLDLFAYNRIQIFGNTEMSYLHNLKPEERKKSLENIFRFNIPCVIITNSNLPSPEMLELANQYKIPIFGSDYSTTKLIYLIGDFLDDQFAPRITIHGSFVDVYGVGILFTGKSGIGKSEVALDLVERGHRLVADDVVILTKKGEGILMGSGTELVKHFMELRGIGIIDVRSMFGVRAIRFQKRLEVVVELEIWNEKEDYTRTGLDDIYVKILDVEIPYIKLPIVPGKNITVISEIIAINYLLKHYGYDAAKVLNSKILKHIREKGENLDRTVEYFEHDFE is encoded by the coding sequence ATGAAACTTGATGATAGAAATATCATAAAGAAAGAAAGTATATCCGTCGAATTTTTTTATAAAAATACAAAAGAAAGATTCAAATTAAGATTGCTAAATGACGAGGTTGGATTTGATAGACTAATTAAAGATCAGAATGTTCATAGACCGGGATTACCTCTGGCAGGTTTCCTAGATCTTTTTGCTTATAATCGTATTCAAATTTTTGGTAATACAGAAATGAGCTATTTGCATAACCTTAAGCCTGAGGAAAGAAAAAAATCCCTTGAAAATATTTTTAGATTTAATATTCCGTGTGTAATTATTACAAATAGTAATTTACCTTCCCCGGAAATGCTCGAATTAGCTAATCAATATAAAATACCTATCTTTGGTTCTGATTATTCTACTACAAAGTTAATTTATTTGATAGGCGATTTCTTAGATGATCAATTTGCACCAAGAATTACAATTCATGGTTCTTTTGTGGATGTGTATGGAGTTGGTATTCTTTTTACAGGGAAATCTGGAATAGGTAAAAGTGAGGTTGCTTTAGATTTAGTTGAAAGAGGTCATCGATTAGTAGCAGACGATGTTGTGATTCTAACTAAAAAGGGGGAAGGGATTCTAATGGGTTCAGGAACTGAACTTGTAAAACATTTTATGGAATTGCGTGGTATTGGCATTATCGATGTAAGAAGTATGTTTGGTGTTCGGGCAATTAGATTTCAAAAACGACTCGAGGTTGTGGTAGAACTCGAAATATGGAATGAAAAAGAAGATTATACAAGAACAGGTCTTGATGATATATATGTTAAAATTCTTGATGTTGAAATACCTTATATAAAATTACCAATTGTTCCCGGTAAAAATATTACTGTTATCTCTGAGATTATTGCAATAAATTATCTACTGAAACATTATGGTTATGATGCTGCAAAAGTTTTAAATTCAAAAATTCTTAAACATATTAGAGAAAAAGGAGAAAATTTAGATAGAACAGTTGAATATTTTGAACATGATTTTGAATAA
- a CDS encoding MerR family transcriptional regulator, with translation MKDFGLKKLYYSISEVSKLTGLEQYILRYWETEFEQLKPSKNRAGNRIYTNKDIKLILEIKKLLRDEKYTIEGAKKILAGMNFNTEQVNKSDEENTNKLKSETSLKKDLEEIKEILTYIYNNL, from the coding sequence ATGAAAGACTTTGGTCTTAAAAAGTTATATTACTCAATAAGCGAGGTAAGTAAATTAACAGGTTTAGAACAATATATATTAAGATACTGGGAAACAGAATTTGAACAACTCAAACCCAGTAAAAACAGAGCAGGGAATAGAATATATACAAATAAGGACATTAAACTTATTTTAGAAATAAAAAAATTATTACGCGACGAAAAGTATACAATTGAAGGAGCTAAAAAAATATTAGCAGGAATGAATTTCAATACAGAGCAAGTCAACAAATCAGATGAAGAAAACACAAATAAATTAAAATCCGAAACTTCATTAAAGAAAGATTTAGAAGAGATAAAAGAAATATTAACATATATTTACAATAATCTATAA
- a CDS encoding DUF2795 domain-containing protein — protein MIWTVELASYLDDAPWPATKEELIDYAERIGAPIEVIENLQELEDSDEPYESIEDIWPDYPSDEDFFYTDDDEIKS, from the coding sequence ATGATTTGGACCGTTGAGTTAGCTTCTTATTTAGATGATGCTCCATGGCCTGCAACAAAAGAAGAATTAATAGATTATGCAGAACGTATTGGTGCTCCAATTGAAGTAATTGAGAACCTCCAGGAACTGGAGGATTCTGATGAACCATACGAATCAATCGAAGACATATGGCCTGACTATCCCAGTGACGAAGATTTCTTCTACACAGATGATGACGAAATTAAATCATGA
- the purF gene encoding amidophosphoribosyltransferase, translated as MNDKPKCNCGVFGIFGCNDAAIKTYYGLHALQHRGQEATGIVTSNIKDNEKKIFNIYKNFGLVSEVYNNQEIFKNILVGTSAIGHNRYSTTGSADSEKNIQPFVVNYKSGNIAIAHNGNLTNAKNLRKQLVNDGAIFQTTSDTEVILHLIARSKLDNQIEQIIEALRKVEGAYSIVILTDDKLIAARDPHGFRPLSIGKLNNSYIVASETCAFDILSAEFIRDVNPNELIVIDKDTLSNGTIKSFDIHNTKNNIQHCIFEYIYFSRPDSKIFGSNVDKMRRKLGKVLAEKHPVIDKDGDKVIVISVPDSSNTAAIGYQTQLAKQGIPSRLEIGLIRSHYIGRTFILPGQKAREIGVKIKFNTVKGVLENKTVVIVDDSIVRGTTSKQLVKLIREAKPKEIHLRISSPPIISPCYYGMDFPSANELIANKFNKDIEKIREYLEVDSLEYLTIDEMLDAMVDHKKENFCTACFSGNYPIPVEFGLKKEEYD; from the coding sequence ATGAACGATAAACCTAAATGTAATTGTGGAGTATTTGGTATCTTTGGCTGTAACGATGCAGCAATAAAAACTTATTATGGCTTACATGCATTACAACATAGAGGTCAGGAAGCCACTGGAATTGTTACATCAAACATTAAAGATAATGAAAAAAAGATTTTTAATATTTATAAGAACTTTGGTTTAGTCTCTGAAGTTTATAACAATCAGGAAATCTTCAAAAATATTTTAGTAGGAACATCCGCAATAGGACATAATAGATATTCAACTACCGGATCAGCCGACTCTGAAAAAAACATACAACCTTTTGTAGTAAATTATAAATCAGGTAATATTGCTATAGCTCATAATGGTAATTTAACAAATGCAAAAAACCTGCGTAAACAATTAGTAAATGACGGAGCAATATTTCAAACTACAAGTGATACTGAAGTAATTCTCCATTTAATTGCACGAAGTAAATTAGATAACCAAATAGAACAAATAATCGAAGCTTTAAGAAAAGTAGAAGGTGCATACAGTATAGTTATTCTTACTGATGATAAATTAATAGCAGCAAGAGATCCACACGGTTTCCGTCCTTTATCCATTGGTAAACTAAATAATTCTTATATTGTTGCTTCTGAAACCTGTGCCTTCGATATTTTATCAGCTGAATTTATTCGAGATGTAAATCCAAATGAACTTATTGTAATCGATAAAGATACTTTATCAAATGGAACTATTAAGTCATTCGATATTCATAATACAAAAAATAATATCCAACATTGTATATTTGAATATATTTACTTTTCAAGACCAGATAGCAAGATATTTGGTTCGAATGTAGATAAAATGAGAAGAAAATTAGGAAAAGTTCTTGCTGAAAAACATCCAGTGATAGATAAAGATGGAGATAAAGTAATTGTAATAAGTGTTCCTGATAGTTCAAATACTGCTGCAATTGGATATCAAACTCAATTAGCCAAACAGGGAATTCCATCACGATTAGAAATTGGATTAATAAGAAGTCACTACATTGGTAGAACTTTTATTTTACCAGGTCAAAAAGCAAGAGAAATTGGTGTTAAAATAAAATTTAATACAGTAAAAGGAGTTCTTGAAAATAAAACAGTTGTCATAGTAGATGACTCAATCGTAAGAGGTACTACATCAAAACAATTAGTTAAATTAATAAGAGAAGCTAAACCAAAAGAAATTCATTTAAGAATTTCTTCGCCACCTATAATTAGTCCGTGTTATTATGGAATGGATTTCCCTTCAGCAAACGAGTTAATTGCTAATAAATTTAATAAAGACATTGAAAAAATAAGAGAGTATTTAGAAGTAGATAGTCTTGAATATTTAACAATAGATGAAATGCTCGATGCAATGGTTGATCATAAAAAAGAAAATTTTTGTACTGCTTGCTTTTCAGGAAATTACCCCATCCCAGTTGAATTTGGACTTAAAAAAGAAGAGTATGATTAA
- a CDS encoding CDP-alcohol phosphatidyltransferase family protein, which translates to MNLFPKYFFDNVLNLPNLISTFRLLLSIPLFISFQYLDTTPNIRYAILLLILIAFFSDFLDGYIARKKNLVTEFGKIIDPLADKIFIFILVFQLFMKGEIVSIYFWIIFLRDVIIFIGGIFVSKKLGKVLPSNLLGKITVLSIGIFLFMTVLGVSKIFWLYKIFFYLSITLSILSVIGYSLRAYEAIKRVAK; encoded by the coding sequence ATGAATTTATTCCCAAAATATTTTTTCGATAATGTTCTAAATCTACCAAATTTAATTAGTACTTTTAGACTTCTATTAAGTATACCATTGTTTATTTCTTTCCAATACCTGGATACAACTCCAAATATTCGCTATGCTATTCTACTTTTAATCTTAATTGCATTCTTTAGTGATTTTCTTGATGGCTACATTGCAAGAAAGAAAAATTTAGTTACCGAATTTGGCAAAATAATAGATCCATTAGCAGACAAAATATTTATTTTCATTTTAGTCTTTCAATTATTTATGAAAGGAGAGATAGTAAGTATTTATTTCTGGATAATTTTTTTAAGAGATGTGATAATATTTATAGGTGGTATCTTTGTTAGTAAAAAATTAGGTAAAGTTTTACCATCAAATTTATTAGGAAAAATTACTGTTCTATCAATAGGAATATTTTTATTTATGACTGTACTTGGAGTAAGTAAAATTTTCTGGCTTTATAAAATATTCTTTTACCTTAGTATAACATTAAGCATATTATCAGTAATTGGTTATTCCTTAAGAGCTTATGAAGCAATTAAGCGAGTTGCAAAATGA
- a CDS encoding ATP-binding protein gives MNYNWDKVLEQEQAKEILTSFYERRRVPHAFIFNGPEGVGKYFTALQYSQILYSDFSDNIKINAVRNIKNLQEPFVKLIFPLPRAKGETSEDSSIEKLSKEQIELIQNEINKKVINPYYKISIEDANTIKINSIRDIKKFIGYEYQNAPLRFIFIVDADLMNEQTQNALLKSLEEPPKGIIFFLITSNIDKLLPTIQSRCWIVNFNPLSEHAVTKVLIDYFNVNENIARKVAHFSDGSVYKALILLERNLDLLLEKIISVLRYSIGKRFSTAYNELLESLSEYSNEELKVIISLIKIWLNDVIKHRYNNNNFYFVDYKETIEKFNSKFYDADVENLYHKLDVIENYCDKNLNLNVLSLNLIFELASLSIRN, from the coding sequence ATGAACTATAACTGGGATAAAGTATTAGAACAAGAGCAGGCCAAAGAAATATTAACCAGTTTTTATGAAAGAAGGCGTGTCCCACACGCCTTTATTTTTAATGGTCCAGAAGGTGTTGGAAAATATTTTACTGCTCTTCAATACTCACAAATTTTGTATTCAGATTTTTCGGACAATATTAAAATTAATGCAGTAAGAAACATAAAAAATTTGCAAGAACCTTTTGTTAAATTAATTTTTCCACTACCACGCGCTAAAGGTGAAACTTCAGAAGACTCATCAATCGAAAAATTAAGTAAAGAACAAATAGAATTAATTCAGAATGAAATCAATAAGAAAGTTATAAATCCTTATTATAAAATATCTATTGAAGATGCCAACACTATAAAAATTAATAGTATAAGAGATATAAAAAAATTTATTGGTTATGAATATCAGAATGCTCCACTTAGATTTATATTTATAGTTGATGCTGATTTAATGAATGAACAAACTCAAAATGCATTATTAAAAAGTCTGGAAGAACCTCCTAAAGGAATAATCTTTTTTTTGATAACTTCAAATATTGATAAATTATTGCCAACCATTCAATCTCGATGCTGGATAGTAAATTTTAATCCATTAAGCGAACATGCGGTTACAAAAGTATTAATAGACTATTTTAATGTTAATGAAAATATTGCAAGAAAAGTTGCTCATTTTTCTGATGGTTCTGTCTATAAAGCATTAATTTTACTTGAGAGAAATTTAGATTTACTTTTAGAGAAAATTATTTCTGTACTTCGTTATTCAATTGGGAAAAGATTTTCTACAGCTTACAATGAATTATTAGAATCATTGTCAGAATATTCTAACGAAGAATTAAAAGTAATTATTAGTTTAATTAAAATATGGTTAAATGATGTAATAAAACATAGATACAATAATAATAATTTTTACTTTGTAGATTACAAGGAAACAATTGAAAAGTTTAATTCAAAATTCTATGATGCTGATGTCGAAAATTTGTATCACAAATTAGATGTAATAGAAAACTATTGTGATAAAAATCTTAACTTGAATGTATTATCGCTTAATCTTATATTTGAGTTAGCGTCATTATCAATAAGGAATTAA
- a CDS encoding Ppx/GppA phosphatase family protein, with translation MIIASIDIGSNTILLLIARINLEKAKLETIQNYYRAPRISQGLLENGNISSEKINKLLNVLEEYKSIIEQYNCSKVFIVATNAFRIANNAKEILDLIKIKYNWTINIIDGEEEAKLSYLGATYEYSSKEKVVIDIGGGSTEIIYGQNDEIRFKKSFPIGVVSLTEKFIKNEIPTETEIIKLTNELNEVFKILDNIPKKIFTIAVAGTPTTLSCIKQNIKNYNEQLVDNSILTYNDVTNIADTLASMSGMQIKEKYGQVVEGREDVLFTGTIILKTIMEKLELEKITVSNKGLRYGVIVDYMKNLLQ, from the coding sequence ATGATTATTGCTTCTATAGATATTGGATCAAATACAATATTATTACTTATCGCAAGGATTAATTTAGAAAAAGCTAAATTAGAAACAATACAAAATTATTATAGAGCACCAAGAATTTCTCAAGGTTTACTTGAAAATGGTAATATTTCTTCTGAAAAAATAAATAAGTTATTAAATGTACTTGAAGAGTATAAATCAATTATCGAGCAATATAATTGTAGTAAAGTTTTTATTGTAGCTACGAATGCTTTTAGAATTGCTAATAATGCAAAAGAAATTTTGGACTTAATTAAAATAAAATATAATTGGACGATTAATATTATTGATGGTGAAGAAGAAGCAAAACTTTCATATTTAGGAGCTACTTATGAATATTCAAGTAAAGAAAAAGTTGTAATCGATATTGGGGGTGGAAGCACAGAAATTATTTATGGTCAAAATGATGAAATAAGATTTAAAAAAAGTTTTCCGATAGGTGTGGTTTCACTAACGGAAAAATTTATTAAAAATGAAATTCCTACTGAGACAGAAATTATAAAATTAACAAATGAACTTAACGAAGTTTTCAAAATTCTTGATAATATTCCCAAGAAAATATTTACCATTGCAGTAGCTGGTACTCCTACTACACTTTCCTGCATCAAACAAAATATTAAAAATTACAATGAACAATTAGTTGATAATTCTATACTTACCTATAATGATGTTACTAACATAGCAGATACTCTTGCAAGTATGTCTGGCATGCAAATAAAAGAAAAATACGGTCAAGTAGTCGAAGGCCGGGAAGATGTTTTGTTTACCGGTACTATTATCCTAAAAACTATAATGGAAAAATTAGAATTAGAAAAGATTACGGTTAGTAACAAAGGATTAAGATAT
- a CDS encoding diacylglycerol/lipid kinase family protein, with product MKTNSYLFIINPAAGNWRGLKVVDKIKKYLARKKISHHIEVSQFPGHIRELVKTLSKNFTHLISVGGDGTLNELINGLDVNSFNTIGLLPIGTGNDFARNLNLYKNLYSDLDVIFNSKKHYSFDIGQSIILEEKSNEKKYYRFINSLGIGFDALVAKINQRSKHLNGLFSYLYAISLALIKRKDFIADITVDNTQYISGKKLLITIGNGFTTGGGFYLTPDAIINDNKLDLCLIDSISTLKLLRSLPKALFNKLHTVKEAHLLKFIEARVQMKDSVIVHADGEIVTESAKSVEITILKNELKIISN from the coding sequence ATGAAAACAAATAGCTATTTATTTATTATAAATCCCGCTGCTGGAAATTGGAGAGGACTTAAAGTAGTTGACAAAATCAAAAAATATCTGGCAAGGAAAAAAATTTCACATCATATAGAAGTTTCACAATTTCCTGGACATATTCGTGAGCTTGTTAAAACACTCAGTAAGAATTTTACTCATCTTATATCTGTAGGAGGAGATGGTACACTAAATGAACTTATCAATGGATTAGATGTTAATTCTTTTAATACAATTGGCTTGTTACCAATTGGTACAGGAAATGATTTTGCAAGAAACTTAAACTTGTATAAAAATTTATACTCAGATCTTGATGTAATCTTTAATAGCAAAAAACATTATTCATTTGATATTGGACAATCAATAATTCTCGAAGAAAAATCAAATGAAAAAAAATATTATCGATTCATTAATAGTTTAGGTATTGGATTTGATGCTTTAGTAGCTAAGATTAATCAAAGGTCAAAGCATTTAAATGGTTTATTTTCCTATCTTTATGCCATTTCCTTAGCATTAATTAAAAGAAAAGATTTTATTGCTGACATAACAGTTGATAATACTCAATATATTTCTGGCAAAAAACTTTTAATTACAATTGGAAATGGCTTTACAACTGGTGGCGGATTCTATTTAACACCAGATGCAATTATAAACGATAATAAACTTGATCTTTGCTTAATCGATTCAATATCAACATTGAAGTTATTAAGATCCCTGCCTAAAGCTTTATTTAATAAACTACATACAGTTAAAGAAGCACATTTACTAAAATTTATTGAAGCCAGAGTTCAAATGAAAGATTCAGTAATAGTTCATGCTGATGGTGAAATAGTAACCGAATCTGCAAAATCGGTTGAAATTACGATCTTAAAAAACGAATTAAAAATAATTTCTAATTAA
- a CDS encoding M23 family metallopeptidase: protein MKKFYYFSKSKLKFVEIQNFYKKFVFLVFFFSVLISFFLFGTYFVFNEFLNPDSEIRALKKTNKELKEKLNQMVENYKSLDKRISELSQLSYDLRLAVNLEPILNNEEFYGTGGSIFMPLNSNNPGKVAEYLNKLDSYINQISLKFNKEKNNYEEISRKLKENEILYESIPAIKPCEGTIADDFGMRVHPILKIRRMHNGIDIITDVGTNVYAPGSGTVDFVGSRSGFGLTLEIDHGFGYRTLYAHLSSVKVKPGQKVSRGDLIAKTGNSGFLTTGPHLHYEVRHDGIALNPLNFILEDVKLFEIVKK from the coding sequence ATGAAAAAATTTTACTACTTTTCAAAATCAAAGCTCAAGTTTGTCGAAATACAAAACTTTTATAAAAAGTTTGTATTTCTTGTATTCTTTTTTTCTGTTCTGATTTCATTTTTCTTATTTGGAACTTATTTTGTATTTAATGAGTTTTTAAATCCCGATTCTGAAATCAGAGCATTAAAAAAGACAAACAAAGAGCTTAAAGAAAAACTCAACCAAATGGTTGAAAACTATAAAAGTTTGGATAAACGAATATCCGAACTTTCTCAATTGAGCTATGATTTAAGATTAGCTGTTAACTTAGAACCAATCTTAAATAATGAGGAATTTTACGGTACTGGGGGCTCTATTTTTATGCCTTTGAATTCGAATAATCCAGGGAAAGTTGCAGAATATTTAAATAAATTAGATTCTTATATTAATCAGATTTCCTTAAAATTTAATAAAGAAAAAAATAATTACGAAGAGATTTCAAGAAAATTAAAAGAAAATGAAATTTTATATGAATCTATACCTGCAATTAAGCCATGCGAGGGAACAATTGCCGATGATTTTGGTATGAGAGTACATCCAATTTTAAAAATTAGAAGAATGCATAATGGAATAGATATAATTACCGATGTGGGTACAAATGTTTATGCCCCAGGTTCGGGAACTGTTGATTTTGTAGGGAGTAGAAGTGGTTTTGGATTAACTCTGGAAATTGATCATGGATTTGGTTATAGAACACTTTATGCTCATCTTTCAAGCGTGAAAGTTAAACCTGGACAAAAAGTTAGTCGCGGTGACCTTATAGCTAAAACTGGAAATTCTGGATTTCTAACAACAGGACCACATTTACACTATGAAGTGCGACATGATGGTATAGCTCTTAATCCATTAAATTTTATCTTAGAAGATGTAAAACTATTTGAGATTGTAAAAAAATAA
- the ftsY gene encoding signal recognition particle-docking protein FtsY, which yields MKLFNNINFTKLKERLTKTRNNIFNKISETLTKQAKIDETTLEQIEEILISSDIGTVTTENIINRARTLLLKEKDRSIEKLKDIIKNELISIVNITYKNFDLDNYKPFVILVIGVNGSGKTTTVGKLAYNFKKADLKVTIGSADTFRAAANDQLEIWANRAGVDIINVNTKEPSAVAYDTIKAAQKNLSDIVIIDTAGRLHTQKNLMDELNKIKRVINNLLPYAPNEIFLVIDGTNGQNALYQVNEFEKYTNITGLIVTKLDGTAKGGIIFRIAAEKKIPIRYIGVGEGIEDLQTFSPIDFVEALFD from the coding sequence ATGAAATTATTTAATAACATTAATTTTACAAAGCTAAAAGAGAGATTAACAAAAACAAGAAATAATATATTTAATAAAATTTCTGAAACTTTAACTAAACAAGCTAAAATTGATGAAACAACCTTAGAACAAATAGAAGAAATTTTAATCTCAAGCGATATTGGTACAGTAACAACAGAAAATATTATCAATCGTGCCAGAACTTTATTATTAAAAGAAAAAGACAGATCAATTGAAAAACTTAAAGATATCATTAAAAATGAGTTGATATCTATAGTTAATATTACTTATAAAAATTTTGATTTAGATAATTATAAACCTTTTGTAATTTTAGTAATAGGTGTAAATGGCTCAGGAAAAACTACAACAGTAGGTAAATTAGCTTATAATTTTAAAAAAGCCGACTTAAAAGTTACAATTGGCTCAGCAGATACTTTTAGAGCAGCAGCAAATGATCAATTAGAAATTTGGGCTAATAGAGCAGGCGTCGATATTATTAATGTTAATACAAAAGAACCTTCGGCTGTAGCTTACGATACCATAAAAGCAGCACAAAAAAATCTTTCAGATATTGTAATAATTGATACGGCTGGAAGATTACATACACAAAAAAATTTAATGGATGAATTGAATAAAATAAAAAGAGTAATAAATAACTTACTCCCTTATGCTCCAAATGAAATTTTTCTTGTTATTGATGGTACTAATGGCCAAAATGCTCTTTATCAGGTTAATGAATTTGAAAAATACACAAATATAACTGGTTTAATTGTCACTAAATTAGATGGTACAGCCAAAGGTGGTATAATATTTAGAATTGCAGCTGAAAAAAAGATTCCAATTAGATATATTGGAGTAGGGGAAGGAATTGAAGATCTACAAACATTTTCTCCTATCGATTTTGTTGAAGCATTATTTGATTGA